The following is a genomic window from Dama dama isolate Ldn47 chromosome 4, ASM3311817v1, whole genome shotgun sequence.
TGGTGACATTGCCCCAGGACCCTGCCGCACTCACTGAGACCTCCATCTCCCACCGACCCCGGGCGGGGATCTGGCTGGGGTCCCACTCCTCCTCCCGAGGGTCTGGGTGCAGCCCAGCTGCCAAGTGCCCTtgtcccagcccctctccccaggcGGGCGTGAGTGTGCGCGTGTGTTCGTGCGGAGCTTCTGTTTCATATCGCAAACGTAAACAAATAAAGGAGGACAGTTTAAGACTCGTGCTGCTCAGACCTCGAGTTCGGGGACATGGGGTCGGGGAGCCTGAGCTGGTCCTACACCGGGGCCTCCTGGGTGGGACCCTCAGAGCGTGGAATTAGGGTCCTTGGTCTCCTTGCTCCGCTGGTGGAGGGAACTTCTGCTCAGCTGGGAAGGGTTTCCTGGAGGAGGCGCTGAGCACTCCTTGGTCCCTGCCCCCccgtacacacacacaggcttcggGGGTCGGGGGTCGTGGTGGTGGACTTCTTGCCGGCCCATTCTCAGCCCTGTCACCCGCATGCCCAGAGCCCTTTCCCCTTGGTGAAGCAGTGGGGCTTGGGGGATTGGGGCAGCCAACCAAGCCAGACGAGGCGCCCGGGGTCCGTGGCTTCCGGCGGAGACCGGCTGTGCTGTACGCTGTGGCTGTTGGACGCGGGGAGCTGTCCCTGGAGCCGCCTGTGGGCTAGCACACTGCCCAGTGCCGCTGTCCGCTGGGCAGGCCTTCCCAGAGGGGGCggcagggtggggtggagagggggcggcagggcggggcggggtggggagggggcggggcggggcggggtgggctcCTGAGGGACGGCCAGGCCCTGGGCCCTGGCGTCCCCCACCCTTCCCACCTCGCTCTGCAAGCGCCCTGGGAGTTCAGCGCCCCCttccctctgagccagcaggcgCAGCCTGGTGGGAGGGGCGTGGCAACCAGGGCAAGGAGGAAGCgggagggcaggagggtgagAGACCCTGGGGTCCCGATGGCCGGTGGTATCAGCTGTGCCAGGCAGGGCTGTCTCAGGGTGGGGCAGCATCTCCCTAAGTCTCTTATCAGTCCCAGAGTCCACAGGACACTCTTGAGTTAACGTGTAAACACACGCCACCCCCACCACCCGTCAAAGCTATCGGTGCCCACATGCAGGCCACTGTGGGGGGCCGCAGGTCCGACGTGGACGCCCGGAAGGAGGGGCTGCCCTGGAGACCTCGCTTCTCAGCTCAAGTGAGCGCCGCCGAGTCGGGGACCAGGCCTGGGCTCCTGGGAACCTAAGTGACCTTGAAGAATTGAGGGCGGGGGTGGAGGAAGGTTCTGTGAGCCTGGATGTCCTGGTGCCTGTGCGGCTGCCCCAGGCCCTGGGCAAAAAGGCTGGGGTCCCTGGGCTGGGgtgggcctggcccccagggggCCGGGAGGGCTCTAGAGGGGGGCTGGTcccgggggctgggggctgggctgcATTGCAGCTGCTCAGAGGCCCCCTTACCCCCGAAGCACCCACAGCCGCGCGTGGGCCTGGGGCTGCTCCCGTTCTTCCTTGCCTGTGCCGTCTACCTCCTCGTCCAGCGCTCCGTGGACCAGCCGTCCAGGGTCAGCGCCCTGCTCAAGAGCCTGCCCGTCCTCTACCTGGCGGGGCTCCTGGGGACCGCGCACCCTGGTGGGGGCTACCGCTCACTCCTGCAGGCGGCCCTGCTGTGCTCGGCCGTGGGGGACGCCTGCCTCGTCTGGCCTGAGGCCTTTCTCCACGGTGAGAGCGGGTGATGGGATGTGTTGCCTTGTCCTGTTTGGACGCCCCCCGCCCCGTGCCCCAGCGGGTAGAGGGTGGGATGCCGGGGGAGGTGGGGTGACTCCCCAACAGAACGCCCTGGGGAGCCCAGGGCCACAAGGAGACGCACCCAGACCCCGGCCCCTGCTGAGCGCCTCCCACTTGGGCGCGTTACCCGAGGCCGCGTGAGCGCGCAGGGCTCGCGGTCTCGAGCACGCTGGCAGAGGCCAGCTTCACCGGGAAGATAACGCCTGAAACAGGACGCAGGTAGCAGCCAGGTGCCCCTGCAGGCAGAGGGCCGGCAGGTGCAGGAGCCGGGGTGTGTGCAGCCGCCGGGGCCCCTGCAAGTGGGAGTGTCCGTCCACGAGCGGTTAGGAGCAGAACCACATGGAACGCGGTGCACGCCTGAGGTGGTTTGGGGGCCAACTGGCCAGAAGGGACGGCCGAGGAAGCCACCCTGGAGATGGGGCGGTATGGCCGGGGTGGGAGCTGGCGCCGGGGTCCGCCCTCTTCCTCGGGCCGAGGGCGGCAGGGTGAAGCCGGGGAGCAGCAGGCTTTACCAGGCGCCCCGCCACCaccacccttccccccacccccgtgtctcctgcaggcaTGGCTGCCTTCAGCCTGGCCCACCTGCTCTACCTCTGGGCCTTCGGCCTCACGCCCCTGAAGCCTGGCCTCCTGCTGCCCGTCCTCCTGGTTTTTGCCCCCTACTTCGGGTTCCTGCTTCCTCACTTCCTGCCCCACCTGGTCTGGCCTCTGCTGGTTTACTCCACAGTCCTGGTCTCCATGCTGTGGCGTGCCCTGGCCCGGGGTGAGAGT
Proteins encoded in this region:
- the TMEM86B gene encoding lysoplasmalogenase TMEM86B isoform X3 encodes the protein MQATVGGRRSDVDARKEGLPWRPRFSAQHPQPRVGLGLLPFFLACAVYLLVQRSVDQPSRVSALLKSLPVLYLAGLLGTAHPGGGYRSLLQAALLCSAVGDACLVWPEAFLHDAVLAWNTFFHQLPHGHLLVMTTYYLAQMLIALSAFQSPRLKSH
- the TMEM86B gene encoding lysoplasmalogenase TMEM86B isoform X2; amino-acid sequence: MQATVGGRRSDVDARKEGLPWRPRFSAQRSVDQPSRVSALLKSLPVLYLAGLLGTAHPGGGYRSLLQAALLCSAVGDACLVWPEAFLHGMAAFSLAHLLYLWAFGLTPLKPGLLLPVLLVFAPYFGFLLPHFLPHLVWPLLVYSTVLVSMLWRALARGESARWGALLFLFSDAVLAWNTFFHQLPHGHLLVMTTYYLAQMLIALSAFQSPRLKSH
- the TMEM86B gene encoding lysoplasmalogenase TMEM86B isoform X1, translated to MQATVGGRRSDVDARKEGLPWRPRFSAQHPQPRVGLGLLPFFLACAVYLLVQRSVDQPSRVSALLKSLPVLYLAGLLGTAHPGGGYRSLLQAALLCSAVGDACLVWPEAFLHGMAAFSLAHLLYLWAFGLTPLKPGLLLPVLLVFAPYFGFLLPHFLPHLVWPLLVYSTVLVSMLWRALARGESARWGALLFLFSDAVLAWNTFFHQLPHGHLLVMTTYYLAQMLIALSAFQSPRLKSH